A region of Aliivibrio fischeri DNA encodes the following proteins:
- the alr gene encoding alanine racemase, producing MSYMKAATAQIDMSALAHNLQKIKQQAPSSKLLAVVKANGYGHGLLNIAKGAQGADAFGVARIEEALQLRAGGIVKPILLLEGFYSAGDLPILVTNNIQTAIHCKEQLEALESTDLEFPVVAWLKVDSGMHRLGIRPEEFQEYVDRLHACKNVAKPLRYMSHFGCADELDSSTTTEQIDTFMSLTKGCQGERSLAASAGLLAWPDSRLDWVRPGIIMYGVSPFAEQSAQELGYLPTMTLTSHLIAVRDVKAGESVGYGAIWTSERDTKIGVIAIGYGDGYPRTAPNGTPVLVNGRKVPIAGRVSMDMLTVDLGPDAQDKVGDEAILWGRDLPSEEVAEHIGTIAYELVTKLTSRVQMQYT from the coding sequence ATGAGTTATATGAAAGCGGCCACAGCGCAGATTGATATGTCTGCACTTGCCCACAATTTGCAAAAGATTAAACAACAAGCTCCGAGTAGTAAATTACTGGCTGTTGTAAAAGCAAATGGGTATGGCCATGGATTGCTGAATATCGCTAAAGGAGCTCAAGGAGCTGATGCATTTGGTGTCGCTCGTATTGAAGAGGCGCTGCAGCTTCGAGCTGGCGGTATTGTAAAACCTATTTTATTACTTGAAGGGTTCTACTCAGCAGGTGACCTGCCTATTTTGGTGACTAATAACATTCAAACGGCGATTCATTGTAAAGAGCAGTTAGAAGCATTAGAAAGTACAGACTTAGAATTTCCAGTTGTTGCTTGGTTAAAAGTAGATTCAGGTATGCACCGTTTAGGTATTCGTCCTGAAGAGTTTCAAGAATATGTTGATAGACTACATGCTTGTAAGAATGTCGCTAAACCTTTGCGCTATATGAGCCACTTTGGCTGTGCGGATGAACTTGATAGTTCAACGACAACAGAGCAAATCGATACCTTTATGTCGCTAACAAAAGGGTGTCAGGGAGAGCGTTCTCTTGCTGCATCTGCAGGCTTATTAGCTTGGCCTGATAGTCGTTTAGATTGGGTTCGTCCTGGCATTATTATGTATGGCGTTTCTCCATTTGCAGAACAATCAGCACAAGAATTAGGTTATTTGCCTACCATGACTCTTACCTCTCATTTGATCGCAGTTCGTGATGTAAAAGCGGGTGAAAGTGTTGGTTATGGTGCAATTTGGACCAGTGAGCGTGATACTAAAATTGGTGTTATTGCGATTGGCTATGGTGATGGATACCCTCGAACGGCTCCAAATGGCACGCCAGTGTTAGTTAATGGTCGTAAAGTCCCTATTGCGGGTCGAGTGTCTATGGACATGTTGACCGTTGATTTAGGTCCAGATGCTCAAGATAAAGTGGGAGATGAAGCCATTTTATGGGGACGAGATCTTCCTTCTGAAGAAGTCGCAGAACATATTGGAACTATTGCCTACGAGTTAGTGACTAAATTAACATCACGTGTGCAAATGCAATACACCTAA
- the pgi gene encoding glucose-6-phosphate isomerase, translating to MLKNINPTETQAWADLTAHFETAQDFNLSDLFAADAQRFDKFSATFGQDILVDFSKNLITEETMKKLFALAEQTELSSAITAMFSGEKINKTEGRSVLHTALRNRSNTPVMVDGEDVMPAVNAVLEKMKGFTERLISGEWKGYTGKEITDIVNIGIGGSDLGPYMVSEALAPYKTRLNMHFVSNVDGTHIVETLKPLNPETTLFLIASKTFTTQETMTNAHSARDWFLAEAGDQAHVAKHFAALSTNAQSVSEFGIDTDNMFEFWDWVGGRYSLWSAIGLSIALAVGFDNFIELLEGAHEVDKHFAETDLENNVPVILALIGLWYNNFHGAESESILPYDQYLHRFAAYFQQGNMESNGKCVDRNGNPVDYQTGPIIWGEPGTNGQHAFYQLIHQGTKLIPCDFIAPAISHNQVGDHHQKLMSNFFAQTEALAFGKTEETVKAEFAAAGKTEAEVAELVPFKVFEGNRPTNSILVKQVTPKTLGNLIAMYEHKIFVQGVIWNIFSFDQWGVELGKQLANQILPELADDKAVTSHDSSTNGLINAFKAFQA from the coding sequence ATGTTAAAAAACATCAACCCAACAGAAACTCAAGCTTGGGCAGACTTAACAGCGCACTTTGAAACAGCACAAGATTTTAATTTATCAGATTTATTTGCTGCTGATGCACAACGTTTCGATAAGTTTTCAGCAACGTTTGGCCAAGATATTTTAGTCGATTTTTCTAAAAACTTAATTACTGAAGAAACAATGAAGAAGTTGTTTGCACTTGCTGAGCAAACAGAATTATCTTCAGCAATTACAGCGATGTTCAGTGGTGAAAAAATCAATAAAACTGAAGGTCGTTCAGTGCTTCATACTGCGCTTCGTAACCGTAGCAACACACCAGTGATGGTTGATGGTGAAGATGTAATGCCTGCAGTAAATGCAGTATTAGAAAAAATGAAAGGCTTCACAGAGCGTCTAATTTCTGGTGAGTGGAAAGGTTACACTGGCAAAGAAATTACGGATATCGTAAATATCGGTATCGGCGGTTCAGACCTTGGTCCATACATGGTATCTGAAGCTCTAGCACCATATAAAACGCGTCTAAATATGCACTTTGTTTCTAACGTAGATGGTACGCACATTGTTGAAACACTGAAGCCGTTAAACCCAGAGACAACGTTATTCTTAATCGCTTCTAAGACGTTCACAACTCAAGAAACAATGACGAACGCACACAGCGCTCGTGATTGGTTCCTTGCTGAAGCTGGCGATCAAGCGCACGTTGCTAAACACTTTGCAGCACTATCAACAAATGCACAATCTGTATCTGAGTTTGGTATTGATACTGACAATATGTTTGAATTCTGGGATTGGGTTGGTGGTCGTTACTCACTATGGTCAGCTATCGGTCTTTCTATCGCATTAGCGGTTGGTTTTGATAACTTTATTGAGTTGTTAGAAGGGGCTCATGAAGTAGATAAGCACTTCGCTGAAACCGATCTTGAAAATAACGTACCTGTTATCTTAGCGCTAATCGGCCTATGGTATAATAACTTCCACGGTGCTGAATCTGAATCTATTCTTCCATACGACCAATACTTACACCGTTTTGCTGCGTACTTCCAACAAGGCAACATGGAATCAAATGGTAAGTGCGTTGATCGTAATGGCAACCCTGTTGATTATCAAACAGGTCCAATTATTTGGGGCGAACCAGGTACAAATGGCCAACATGCGTTCTACCAATTAATTCACCAAGGTACAAAACTTATCCCTTGTGATTTTATTGCTCCAGCAATCAGCCACAACCAAGTAGGCGATCATCATCAAAAACTGATGTCTAACTTCTTCGCACAAACTGAAGCGTTAGCGTTTGGTAAAACAGAAGAAACAGTGAAAGCTGAATTTGCTGCTGCAGGCAAAACAGAAGCTGAAGTCGCTGAGCTGGTACCATTTAAAGTATTTGAAGGTAATCGTCCAACGAACTCAATTCTTGTTAAACAAGTTACTCCTAAAACACTAGGTAACCTTATCGCAATGTACGAACACAAAATTTTCGTTCAAGGTGTGATTTGGAACATCTTCAGTTTCGACCAATGGGGCGTAGAACTTGGTAAGCAACTGGCTAACCAAATTCTTCCTGAGTTAGCTGATGATAAAGCGGTAACGTCTCACGACAGTTCAACAAATGGTTTAATTAACGCATTTAAAGCGTTTCAAGCTTAA
- a CDS encoding chemotaxis protein CheX — protein sequence MRAEFVNPFLASFMNVIKTMASMDLKPQKPRIKKDEIARGDVSGLIGMVGPQSKGSMSITFDEQLALQVMQNMLGERPNSINEEVTDMVGEITNMVTGGAKRILSESGFEFNMATPIVVSGKGHTITHKCEGAIIIMPFASEWGNAFIEICFE from the coding sequence ATGCGCGCTGAATTTGTAAACCCATTCTTAGCTTCATTTATGAATGTTATTAAAACGATGGCATCAATGGACTTAAAACCTCAAAAGCCTCGTATCAAAAAAGATGAAATTGCCCGTGGTGATGTATCAGGTCTAATAGGAATGGTTGGCCCTCAAAGTAAAGGTTCAATGTCGATTACTTTTGATGAGCAACTTGCTCTACAAGTAATGCAAAACATGTTGGGTGAACGCCCAAACAGCATTAATGAAGAAGTGACTGACATGGTTGGTGAAATTACCAATATGGTTACGGGTGGTGCAAAGCGCATTCTTTCTGAAAGTGGTTTTGAATTTAATATGGCAACGCCTATCGTTGTATCAGGTAAAGGCCATACCATTACTCATAAATGTGAAGGTGCGATCATTATCATGCCATTTGCTTCAGAATGGGGTAATGCATTTATTGAGATCTGTTTTGAGTAA
- a CDS encoding S24 family peptidase: MNNVDEQLIELKKLTNTSKNVDLAKVLGTTASTIQTWRKRGKIPDDIFIKARHISQNGELPTPKGMISLTYYDVEASAGHGSLVEVEVATEINFAEVFLRDELGVNPKEVFAMKVKGESMYPTLKDGARVIIKRVDDFAGDGIYVFRVNGQIMIKRLQFQPTKITFVSDNNHFYQPWELTHTEIKNIDFEILGQAVWGGGKL, from the coding sequence ATGAACAACGTAGATGAGCAACTTATAGAATTAAAGAAACTAACTAACACATCAAAAAACGTAGATTTAGCAAAGGTTTTAGGTACAACTGCTTCAACAATTCAAACGTGGAGAAAGCGAGGAAAAATACCTGATGATATTTTTATAAAAGCGAGACATATATCACAAAATGGTGAGTTACCAACGCCAAAAGGAATGATTTCATTAACTTATTATGATGTTGAAGCAAGTGCAGGTCATGGGTCATTAGTTGAAGTTGAAGTGGCAACAGAGATAAATTTTGCAGAAGTATTTTTACGAGATGAATTAGGAGTAAACCCTAAAGAAGTCTTTGCAATGAAGGTTAAAGGCGAATCTATGTACCCTACCCTTAAAGATGGGGCGAGAGTCATAATAAAACGAGTTGATGATTTTGCAGGTGATGGAATTTATGTATTCAGAGTTAACGGTCAGATAATGATTAAACGCTTACAGTTCCAACCTACAAAAATTACTTTTGTAAGTGACAATAATCATTTTTATCAACCTTGGGAACTAACTCATACAGAAATTAAAAATATTGATTTTGAGATATTAGGACAAGCAGTTTGGGGCGGTGGAAAATTATAA
- a CDS encoding pyocin activator PrtN family protein, which produces MNTQFALLARFGSTTIELKEISQEFLGITAKTAEQKAKACDLPFPTFKLRDSERSPTLIKIEDLGSYIDEQYQSAREEWESVNVH; this is translated from the coding sequence ATGAATACGCAATTTGCATTATTAGCTCGTTTCGGTAGCACTACAATTGAACTGAAAGAAATAAGTCAAGAATTTCTAGGAATAACAGCAAAAACTGCTGAACAAAAGGCGAAAGCGTGTGATTTGCCTTTTCCTACCTTCAAATTACGTGATTCAGAACGAAGTCCAACACTAATAAAGATTGAAGATTTAGGTTCATACATTGATGAACAATATCAATCTGCCCGTGAAGAGTGGGAAAGCGTAAACGTTCATTAA
- a CDS encoding replication endonuclease has product MSVFNPETGIAFDLSEVVKRTTSDQENRRVELIVRSRGDEERAIDLGYVGVFITWTLPSKYHRNSNKWNGCTVKEAHNNLMEQWKLARANFKKQEIDWFGLRVAEPHKDGTPHAHMFIYVHPNQKKALVNICARIARSEDRDELYNSDIMKKRFFAESCDPEKGSATGYIIKYISKNINGAHMPETDAEKNAQSVQAWASTHRIKQFSQSGSKPVGLWRQFRRAKPNDTAFDETLNEVRHACDKSRWKDFCQLAGTEKLAYEEKINKYGETVKRVIGIEWLGRVIETCKEQYELVKKKDVPLLASALALKKKRSFAPWSTENNCNSLQEYPISTLETALIDMTGWSIKGVQCLIKPLQKGAKVPIDKFMTISLRNNQLTVS; this is encoded by the coding sequence ATGAGTGTATTCAATCCAGAAACAGGCATTGCTTTTGATTTGAGTGAAGTCGTTAAACGTACGACTTCCGATCAAGAAAACCGTCGTGTTGAGTTGATCGTTCGCTCACGTGGGGACGAAGAAAGAGCCATTGATTTGGGGTATGTTGGCGTTTTTATTACGTGGACACTTCCCTCTAAATACCACCGTAATTCAAACAAGTGGAATGGTTGCACCGTCAAAGAAGCTCATAACAATCTTATGGAGCAATGGAAACTGGCACGTGCCAATTTTAAAAAGCAAGAAATTGATTGGTTTGGCCTACGAGTGGCCGAACCTCATAAAGATGGCACACCACACGCGCATATGTTTATTTATGTTCACCCAAACCAAAAAAAAGCATTGGTAAACATTTGTGCCCGAATCGCTCGCAGTGAAGACCGTGATGAACTTTATAATTCAGACATTATGAAGAAACGTTTCTTTGCTGAATCGTGCGACCCCGAAAAAGGCAGCGCAACGGGCTACATTATCAAATACATATCTAAAAATATTAATGGTGCTCACATGCCAGAAACCGACGCAGAGAAAAACGCGCAATCGGTTCAGGCGTGGGCATCCACTCACCGCATTAAACAATTTTCACAATCAGGCTCTAAACCTGTTGGTTTATGGCGACAATTTAGACGAGCAAAACCAAATGATACGGCATTTGATGAAACGCTTAATGAAGTGCGCCATGCGTGTGATAAATCTCGATGGAAAGATTTTTGTCAATTGGCAGGGACTGAAAAACTGGCTTATGAAGAGAAAATCAATAAGTACGGTGAAACGGTTAAACGTGTCATTGGTATCGAGTGGCTTGGCCGTGTGATTGAAACATGCAAAGAGCAATATGAATTAGTTAAGAAAAAAGATGTACCGCTCCTCGCTTCGGCTCTTGCTCTTAAAAAGAAACGGAGTTTCGCCCCTTGGAGCACTGAAAATAACTGTAACTCGCTTCAAGAATACCCCATTTCAACGTTAGAAACAGCCCTCATAGATATGACTGGATGGAGTATTAAAGGCGTTCAGTGCTTGATTAAGCCATTACAAAAAGGGGCTAAAGTCCCCATCGATAAGTTTATGACCATTAGCCTTAGAAATAACCAATTAACGGTGTCTTAA
- a CDS encoding ogr/Delta-like zinc finger family protein, translating into MLITCPRCESKARIATSKAITKETREAYCQCLNLNCGIIFVTYTSVCRIIEPTGQKPNPELQPELCKLEDINQVDMFR; encoded by the coding sequence ATGCTAATCACCTGCCCTAGATGCGAAAGCAAAGCGCGCATAGCGACCTCAAAAGCCATCACGAAAGAAACGCGCGAGGCTTATTGTCAGTGTTTGAATTTAAATTGTGGGATTATCTTTGTTACGTACACGTCCGTGTGCCGTATTATCGAACCTACAGGACAAAAGCCCAATCCTGAACTGCAACCAGAATTGTGTAAGTTAGAAGACATAAATCAAGTTGATATGTTTAGATAA
- a CDS encoding HNH endonuclease, with amino-acid sequence MFNVTRLAEAPECLSHGNQYNHEQVVNALKRMFFEKCYLCERNDIQDVEVEHFNPQQAGGGRTDWNNLYYSCSRCNSLKSNTHTNLLDCTDTTINISRKIRLVMTVAPDDDVLVEATDENPCEQTQNTVRLLNECYNSTNTALRGVSREALIEQIYEYMIAFMTARNLLKKPSTGRSIKEGAIETIEAMLSVEHPFSTFWRWQYLHDSFLTARYPELEELF; translated from the coding sequence TTGTTTAATGTTACTAGATTGGCAGAGGCACCTGAATGTTTATCGCATGGTAATCAGTATAATCATGAGCAAGTAGTTAACGCCTTAAAAAGAATGTTTTTTGAAAAATGTTACTTATGTGAAAGGAATGATATTCAAGATGTTGAAGTTGAGCATTTCAATCCTCAACAGGCTGGCGGTGGGCGAACAGATTGGAACAACCTATATTACTCATGCAGTCGTTGCAATAGTCTAAAGAGTAATACTCATACTAATTTATTAGATTGTACAGATACAACTATTAATATATCTCGAAAAATTCGATTAGTAATGACCGTTGCTCCAGATGATGATGTATTAGTTGAAGCAACCGATGAAAACCCTTGTGAACAAACACAAAATACAGTGCGACTCCTAAATGAATGCTATAACAGCACTAATACTGCTTTACGGGGTGTAAGTCGTGAAGCATTAATAGAGCAAATATACGAATATATGATTGCATTTATGACTGCTCGAAATTTGTTAAAAAAACCGTCTACAGGTCGATCAATAAAAGAAGGAGCTATAGAAACAATCGAAGCAATGTTAAGTGTTGAGCATCCGTTTAGTACATTTTGGCGTTGGCAATACCTACATGATAGTTTTTTAACTGCTCGATACCCAGAATTGGAAGAGTTATTTTAA
- a CDS encoding AAA family ATPase codes for MDKYITHINGLLPNTEKAISIEANGKNIIVTGMNGCGKTLFLNSLFDSIKSSIEPRKIQEISNLHSNISTYKQALKNKSNNKVQQDKYKNILKEFELQLANVFKINTIELEWDNHDNALDKSLQKSLVVSFFEATRQYSKNQRPQHQTLSEIKQIGKSQQISQDFSTSFETYLVAFLEAGYLAYALRNDAEQKNKVDLWLQTITYDLQYLFEDKSLQLVYNEQEKTFYINQDGKNPYTFSDLSSGYSSILKIYIDLLMKVELQDIHPKELSGIVIIDEIDAHLHVSLQKKILSFLDKSYPNIQFIVSTHSPFVLQSVDNAVIYDLSKFEQLEDLSLYSYEAIIKGLLGTTTNSNNLIDIVNELATLTPNVELNKERVEVLIEKLTLVEGQLDSKSKVVYLMAQQSIDDLGV; via the coding sequence ATGGATAAATATATAACTCACATCAACGGATTGCTACCAAATACAGAAAAAGCAATCTCAATTGAAGCTAATGGGAAAAATATAATAGTTACCGGAATGAACGGATGTGGAAAAACTCTCTTTCTAAATTCATTATTTGATTCCATCAAATCAAGTATTGAACCACGTAAGATTCAAGAAATAAGTAATCTACACTCAAATATTTCCACCTATAAACAAGCATTAAAAAATAAAAGCAATAATAAAGTTCAACAAGATAAATATAAAAATATATTAAAAGAATTTGAGCTTCAATTGGCAAATGTTTTTAAGATTAATACTATTGAACTTGAATGGGATAATCACGATAATGCATTAGATAAGTCTTTACAAAAGTCGCTAGTTGTTAGTTTTTTTGAAGCTACTCGCCAATATTCAAAGAATCAACGACCTCAACACCAAACGTTATCTGAAATAAAACAGATTGGTAAATCTCAACAAATAAGCCAAGATTTTTCTACTAGTTTTGAAACTTACCTTGTTGCTTTTCTAGAAGCAGGTTACTTAGCATATGCTCTACGAAATGATGCTGAACAAAAAAATAAAGTGGATTTATGGCTTCAAACGATTACTTATGACTTACAATACTTATTTGAAGATAAGTCATTACAACTAGTTTATAACGAACAAGAAAAAACTTTTTACATCAATCAAGATGGGAAAAATCCATATACGTTTTCTGACTTATCTTCTGGTTATTCGTCAATTTTAAAAATCTATATAGACCTATTAATGAAGGTTGAACTACAAGATATTCATCCTAAAGAACTGTCAGGTATAGTTATTATTGATGAAATAGATGCTCATTTGCATGTATCACTTCAGAAAAAAATATTATCATTCCTCGATAAATCTTATCCTAATATACAATTCATAGTATCTACTCATTCTCCTTTTGTTTTACAATCAGTTGATAATGCAGTTATTTACGATTTGAGTAAATTTGAACAATTAGAAGACTTATCTCTATATTCTTATGAAGCCATAATTAAAGGTTTATTAGGAACAACAACTAACTCAAATAACTTAATAGATATTGTTAACGAACTTGCCACTCTAACTCCTAATGTTGAGTTAAATAAAGAACGGGTTGAAGTCTTAATTGAAAAGTTGACATTGGTTGAAGGACAACTAGATTCAAAATCTAAGGTTGTATATCTCATGGCACAACAATCTATAGACGATTTAGGAGTATAA
- a CDS encoding ogr/Delta-like zinc finger family protein, with the protein MYVTCPACHSKARTIEQKKETATESVLTCQCCNLNCSSSFKLSLLMVNKGETSGKKEAA; encoded by the coding sequence ATGTATGTTACTTGTCCTGCTTGTCACAGTAAGGCTAGAACGATTGAGCAAAAAAAAGAAACAGCAACGGAAAGCGTATTAACGTGCCAATGTTGTAATTTAAATTGCTCATCTTCTTTTAAGCTTTCTCTTCTCATGGTGAATAAAGGTGAAACCTCTGGCAAAAAGGAGGCTGCATGA
- a CDS encoding ogr/Delta-like zinc finger family protein, giving the protein MIVCPDCGASYRIETSRPISNEVREYYGQCKACGIRFLLYATFKEFIVKNSESKPPNKALQPQIAQKRNNMLRLLSPKSECIEKPTMTFR; this is encoded by the coding sequence ATGATTGTTTGTCCTGATTGCGGTGCCTCATATCGAATAGAGACATCTCGGCCTATTTCTAACGAAGTCAGAGAGTATTACGGTCAATGTAAGGCCTGTGGTATCCGCTTTCTTTTATATGCGACTTTCAAAGAGTTCATTGTTAAAAACTCAGAGAGCAAACCACCTAATAAGGCACTCCAACCTCAAATTGCTCAAAAGAGAAATAACATGCTTCGATTACTTTCTCCTAAGTCTGAATGTATAGAGAAACCAACAATGACATTTAGATAA